The Terriglobus sp. TAA 43 sequence CAGCGTTCAGCTTCTCTGCCTGCTCCAGCGCAACAGCCTTGTCCTTGGCTGCCTTGCGTGCAGCGGATTCCTGCATCTGCTTGATGACTGCCTTGTTGCCAGCGGTGGCTTCAATTGCCAGGTGCTGCGGCAGCAAGTAGTTGCGGCCGTAGCCGTTTGCAACCTTTACGACGTCGCCACGATGACCGAGGCTTTCGACGTCTTCTTTCAGAATGACTTCCATGTTCTTTCTCCTTGCGGATGCGCCGAGCGCTATCCGGTGGAGCGCGACTTACTCTAAGTCACGCTGAGTAAGTTCGACTTAGTACTTCGCGGCAAACGGCAGCAGGGCGATGTTACGCGACTGCTTGATGGCCTGCGAGAGCTGGCGCTGGTGCGTGGTGCAGACACCGGTCAGACGACGCGGCGTGATCTTGCCACGCTCTGCCACGAAGCCCTGCAGCAGGCGAACGTCGCGGTAGCTGATGTTGTCAATCTTCTCTACGCAGAACTTGCAAACCTTCTTGCGACGGAAGAACTTGCGGCCACCGGGGCCGCCCGCCGGACGGGGAGGACGCGATCCACCCTGCGCCGGAGCGGAGGAAGTCGGAGTGCTAGGGGTGCTGGTTTCGTCAGCCATTGTTGCCAATCCTTTCATCGGGTTCGGCGACGTCATGCTCCGGGATTGCATTGAATCCCATGGTCATGCGGAAGCAGATCGTCGCAGGTACTTAACCAAACTTCTAAGTTCCGTAGTTACCGGAACCAGAAACTTAACAGGCTGACTTAGACAGCAGCAGTCTCGGTCTCAACCGGAGCTTCCACAGCTGCAGCCGGGGCTTCTTCAGCAGCGGCAGTAGCAGCCGCAGCATTAGCAGCAGCGTTGGCGGCAGCAGCAGCGGCAGCCTGCTGATCGGAAACCTTCACGCGGCTATCGCGGTGAGTCTTGATCTTGGCAAGGCGCTTGTTCTCTTCGTCGGTGCGGACGGTGATGAACTTGATCACCTGTTCCGTCACACGGAGACGACGCTCCAACTCAGCCACCAGCGGACCATCAGCAGAGATGTGCATCAGCACATACAGGCCGTCCTGGAACTTACGGACGATGTAAGCCAGACGGCGACGTCCGAGCTTCTCGGTCTGCGAAACTTCGCCGCCGCCATTGGTTACAACAGCGGTGAAGCCTTCGATCAACTTGTCGAGGTCAGCCTCTTCCAGGTCGGGGCGAACGATGTACATCACTTCATACGTACGGTTCATTTTTGCTTCTCTTTCTGCGGAGTAAACTCCGCACCTTCGCAACGGAAGGTATGGAAAGTAAGTGGTATGCAGGCTCTTAGTTACTTACAACTAAGACTTACAACTGTCTTTCTGGTTGAAGCGGTTCATCGCCGCTGCGATGCCCTCTCCAACCACCATCTCGACTGCCCGTGCTGCACAATCGAGTACTTCATCCATCACCGCGAGTTCTGTCTTGCGCATGGGGGTTAGTAGGTAATCCCTGCCCCCTGCCTTGATCTCGCGGCCATCCGCCAGTGTGGGTTTCCCCACTCCAATCCGGATGCGAATCCAATCTTCTGTTCCGAGCGTTCCGGTGATGGACTTCACACCATTGTGCCCGTTACTGCTGCCGTTAGGTCGCAGCCGAAGCTCGCCCAGTGGAAAGGCCAGTTCGTCATACAGCACGATCACGTCTTTCGCCGGGTCCAGCTCGTATTCCTTCACCAGCGGAGCGACTGCAAGGCCACTCAGATTCATGAAGGTTTCCGGCTTTATCAGCAAGCACTCTTCTCCGGCGATGATTGCCTTGCCGGTAAGTGCCTTACTGCGCCGGTTCACCACCATCGCACCGCGATCTTCTGCGATGCGATCGATGGCGAGAAATCCCGCATTGTGCGGCGTGAAAGCATACTCCGGGCCAGGATTCCCAAGTCCCACAATCAGCTTCACGGTCGCTAGCTCCAGTCTTAGTACAGAGTCTTAGTACTAAGACTTAGTACTAAGACTGAGGCAGTTACTTCTTTGCCGGTTCGGCAGCCTTCGTTGCGCCCTTCGTCACTTCCGGCTCTGCAGCAGGAGTGGGCTCAGCCGGTGCAACTTCCTTGATGATCGTCACGTGAGCAACCATCGTGTCTTCCGGAACCAGGAACTTGTACTTACCAGCGTGCGGCAGATCCGACACGTGGATCGAAGCATGCAGCTCCAGACCGCTGACGTCCACGTCGATGTGCGACGGGATATCGCCCGGCAGGCACTCCAGTTCCACTTCGCGCAGCAACTGATCCAGGATGCCGCCGCTGTTCTTCACGCCCGTCGGTACGCCTTCCAGCATGACCGGAACGCTAACGCGCATAGCCTTATCCATCGCAATACGCTTCAGGTCAACGTGCAGCAGCTTGCCCTTGATCGGCTCGTACTGCCAATCCACGATCATCGCCTTTGCAGCAGAGCCGCCTTCGACATCCAGGTCGAAAATCGTGTTGTGGCCCGATTCCGAGTGCAGAATCTTCGTGATCACCTTGGGGTCCAGAGCAATTGCAACCGACTCCTGTCCCGCACCGTACACAACGGCGGGAATCTGACCGGCCACGCGTACGCGACGCGCTGCATTCTTGTTGAACTTACCTGAGCGAAGTGTTGCCTTTACTGCTTCTGTGTTTGCCATGTTTTCCTTTCGGGCCGCGCTGTCTTCCAGCTAATCCCTTCGCCACACTTGAAGTGCAGCTTGTCTGTAGTTACTTCGTTTGTGTTGCACCACTCAGCAAAAAGCTAAGTAGCAAACTTATGAGAAGAGTGTTGAAACGCTCGTCTCCATGTGAATGCTCTCAATGGCACGACCCAACAGGCCTGCCACTGAAAGCACCTTAATCTTGTCCACCTGCGCCGCCTCTTCTGAGAGCGGAATGGTGTTGGTCACAACCAGTTCCTTCAGGTTGCTGTTCTTAATGCGTTCCACCGCGGGGCCAGACAACACTGCGTGCGATGCGCAGGCATAAACGTCTGTTGCACCATTCGCCAGCAGAGCATCCACCGTCTTGGTGAGCGTTCCAGCGGTATCCACAATGTCATCCAGAATGATGCAGGTGCGACCTTTCACATCGCCGATCACATTCATCACTTCGGTCACGTTGATATCCGTACGACGTTTGTCCACAATGGCCAGCGGCACGCCCAGCTTCGTAGCGAAGAAGCGTGCGCGTTCCACACCGCCAGCGTCCGGCGAAACCACGGTCAGGTTCGGCAGGTTCAGATCGCGGAAGTAGCCAACCAGAACCGGCGATGCGAACAGATGATCCACCGGGATGTTGAAGAAACCCTGAATCTGCGCCGCGTGCAGGTCGACCAGCAATGCACGGTTCGCACCCGCCGTCTGCAACAGGTCAGCCACCAGCTTCGATGTGATGGCAACACGCGGACGATCCTTACGATCCTGGCGAGCGTAGCCGTAGTACGGAATCACCACGGTGATGCGGCCTGCCGATGCGCGCTTCAGCGCGTCAATCATGATCAGCAGTTCCAGGATGTGGCGTTCAACGGGAGCGCAGGTCGGCTGCACGAGGAATACATCCGCGCCACGCACGTTTTCCAGCAACTGGAAATGGATTTCGCCATCCGAAAAACTGATGAGCTTGGTCTGTCCCATGGGCACTCCCAGGAACTGGCAGACTTCTTCGCACAGAGCCTTGTTCGCGGAGCCACAAAAAATCTTGAAGCGGCGATCATCCGCCAGGCGGCTGGAACGCTTCTTCTCCGGAGCCGGCTGCTTTGCGGCACCGCCTGCAGCAATCAATGTTGCGCGGTCGGTGATGGGTTCTGTGGTTGCGGGGGTAGCGGTTGCGGCGATTGACATGGATTCGGGTGCGGTCACTGCGGTACGAGCCTCCAAGCCGTTTAGCGTTGGTTGGTTCTGCCGGATTGTCCTGCCTCTGCCCCCTCTCGTAGAACTCTGCCGCTGGGGAGCATCGACGCTTGATGGCTGGGCGACTAGGATTCGAACCTAGACAAAGTGCGTCAAAGGCACTTGACCTACCATTAGTCGATCGCCCAAAAAGTCCGTCCCGCCGTTTGGCGTTGGGAACTCTGCCAGATCCAGTGTACTAAAGACATGGGCCCGGCAACCCCGGCGATTTGCCGCAATCCGCCGGAAGCTGTCTGCTTCAGACGAACATGGAACTCCAATACGCATTGCGAGTCAGGGTGATGGTCCGAAAAGACCGTCCTGCATACTCCGTGGTGCGTGCCTGTGCCGCTTCCGCGTCTGCTTCCGTCCGGTAAAGACCAAACAAAGACGAACCGGAGCCGGAAAGCGCCGCCATCACGGCAGACGATTCCCCGAGAGTCTCATCGCCCTTGAGGGCATGCAGAATGTCGCGCAGGAAGGGATGTTGCTGAAACACGACCTCTTCGAAGTCGTTCGCAATCCCGGTACGGACAAGCGCAGGAAGAGGATTCCCGGCCAGGCTTCCGGATCGAATGGAGCCATCTGCTCCATCGAGTGCCCCGAAAGCACCGGAGGCGCCGGTCTGACTGTCTGCTCCCGTACAGGCGAATGCGGACGCGTAGACGCGGCTCAACTCATCAAGTCTATCCTGCGCGGCTTCGGGGGTCAATCGAGAAACCTGCTCGTCCCAAGCCTTAAACGCCAGCGGAGTGCTGGATCCGACGGTCGGTGCGAAAACCACGCAATGCATCGCTGGAAGGTCGGGGTAGGGAACCACAATCTGTCCCCGATTGTGTCCGTAAACTGTTCCACCTAAAAGAAATAGCGGGACATCGGAACCGATACGCTCAGCCAGAGACATGCGTTGCGGTCCCGGCAGAGCGGTGCCCAATTCCCTCTCCAGCCCTAGCAGCGCCGCTGCTGCATTGGCCGATCCGGCCCCTAAACCACCCTGCACCGGCAAATTCTTTGTCAGCGACAGGTGGACTTCCGCCGTGATCCCCATCGCCGCTAGAGCCATCTCCACCGTGCGAAAGGCCGTGTTGCGAGCATCCGTAGGAACGCGCAAGTCACTACAATCCATGGTGATACGCGTCACTGCGGAAGCCTTCGCGGTAACCGTTACCTCGTCGTGAAGGCCAATGCTCTGGTACAACGTGTGCAGTTCGTGGAAGCCGTCCGCTCGCGGTGGCCCGATCCGCAGGCCGAGATTGATCTTTGCGTAAGAGCGGACAGTGGTCGACATTGCTTCTTGAGTGTACCGGGGAGCAACTGCCGACTGCCGCGGGTTGAAAAATCTGCATCACAGCAAATCGGGAGATTCTTACGATGAAAGCTTTTCCGTGGTTGATTGCTGGACTGGCTGTTGGCGCTGCGGCCGTGGTCATTGCCGTTTTGAACGAGCCTGAGACCGGCTACAGCGATCCCGACGTGGAACATGCCGCAAACCGCATCGGCGCGTGGGGCGCAAAGCAGCGCGTTACGGGCAGCGGCGAGAACATCTATGGTGTCGCCAAGCAGAAGTTTGGCGAAATCACCGGCAATTATGACCTGGCCGACGAAGGAGCCGGCAAACAGACGATCGGCCACATCAAGGATGCCGCCGGTAAAGCTGCGGACGTGGTCAGCGACGCCATCAAGGACCTGAACCGCCCGTAGGGTGTCAGCTTCCGGCAAGCTCGCGGCTGCGGAAGGTGGCGGTGATGGCGCGCAACGCCTCATCCCACCGCTGCGCCGCTTCGGCTTCGTCCACGCCGACGGCCTTCGCATACAGCGTTATGGCAAATCCCTCCGCGACGGTTCCTTCCAGATCCACCACGGCAGGACGCATCGTTAATTCCGCCGCTGCCAGCGAGTACGGCAACTCCGTGAGCATGCGATCCAGGCGATGGAGCATCTGTTCCATGCGGTGACGCGAGGCAAAGATAGCTCGGTCGCGCCACAGAAGATCAATGTAAGAAGCCAATCCCGCGGTGGCGACTTCTTCATCCAGCAGAAGCTCGTCACGCATAGATTCCAGCTCTTCCGCATCCATCGTCCACACATCGCACTTTGCGGTGAACACCGGCGAACGCGAACCGTTCAGTGCGCGCAGAGCTGCGAGCAGGGCAGGATAATCCTCTCCCTCGGGAATCTCGTTCACGGCGTATGGGTCTTCGCGCAGATCCACCCACTGCAACAAGCCGTCCGGCGATGCCCACGGCACCACCAGAACAGGATCATCGGGGCCACATGCGGCGTTCCAGTCGGTCAGCATAGGGGCACCTGCTCACGCATCGAATCAGCAGCGCGGTCTTTCACAAAATTCAGTAACAGGCGCTCGGCGTAGTAGCCGTCGTAGTCCTGCGTTGGTTGCTCGAGGAAGGCACAGTGGCCACCGTTCTGCGGCTCTAACAATGTGATGTGCGGATTGTCATGCAGCTTCTGCCGCGTATCCGCAGTTAACCGGATGAAGGGATCATCGCAAGCGTGCAGCACCAGTGTAGGAACAGCAATGCGGTCCAAAACACGCGCCGACGCAGCACGGTGATAGTAGTCACTTGCGCCAGTGAAACCGCATGCCGGGCCGGTGATGTATTCGTCGAAGTCGCGAATCGATTGCACCCGCGCCGCAAGCTCCGGCACATATACAGCAGGATACAAACGGCACTTCAGACGATAGCGTTTCAGCAACGCACGCAGAAAGCGCCGTTCGTAAAGTCGATTCTGTGGCTCGTGCAGAGCGTCAGCGCTCTCACCCAGATCCATCACGGGCGAAATCGCAACGCATCCGATCAGTGGCGCCGGAGCTTCGTCTGCAAGCTCTCCTACGGCCTTCAACACCATGTTTCCGCCCATGCTGTAGCCCGCCAAAACAACGCGGTCACATCCACGCGCAATGAGCCACGCCAGCACGGCCTTCACATCGCCCGACATACCAGAGTGATACAGCGTGGGCGAAAGCGCATCGGTACCGCCGCAGTTACGCATGTTCATGCGGACAACGTTGCATCCTGCAGCGAAGAGCCGGTTTGCATTGCCCACCACATACTGCGAATACGACGATCCCTCAAGACCATGCACCAGAACAACCGTGACACGGTTCTCCGGCTCTGGTTGCCAATGGCAATGGCAAAGGATGCGGCTCGGCAAACGTTGATCCAGAGCCACCGCCTCCGGCAGCAACTGCATCTCCTGCGGCAACGGCACGGGAATCAGTTCCGTCGTGGCCACGGGCAGGCGATCCGTACGCGGCAAAAAGTTGCCAGCGATCGTCTGCAGGTGGCCGTTGCGGAGCCAGCGGCGCGGTTGAAATGGACTCGTTGCGTTCAAAATGCGATTTTTTTTATTGCATCACATTTGCGCAAAGAGCGTGTGCTTCGGGGCGTCTTAACTCGTGGCGGCGCTGATGGCGGCCTTGCCCAGCGCGTAAATCAGCCATGTAATCAGGACCATCGCCACGCCGTTCTTCACCTTTACGCGAGCCACAATGGCCCCGCCAATACCCATAAGGACCAGTATCCACAGCGAGAAGACGTCTACCGAGCTCAGAAAAGTCTTCAGGAAGACAGAAGCGTCTGAGCCAAGATAGAAACCCGGATTGGTGCCGATGGGGTCATTCAGGTTGAAGTTTTCCGTCTCGCCAAAGAGCAGTACCGCCGCACTCAGCAGAGATCGGAAGATGCCCGGTAAATACGCGAAGATCATCACGGCAAACATGCCGGGATACGTGCCCGACCCGCCAAGGATGAAGTTAAAGCCAACCCACAACAGCAACGCACCGATGGCTGCCGAGAGCAGGATGAAAACCGGCCATGCCCACAGCGAAACCTGCATGATGGAGGCCGTGATGGAGATCATCTGCGCCCGGCCTTCCGGCGTCGCGTTCTGCATCCGCTGTGCCTGCGCGGGATTGTTGCGAATAGAAGATTCCGCCAAACGACGCGGACCTACCTTCGTCAGCGCCGTCGTGGTGAAGAGATAACCGACGAGGGCCATGACCACAAATGCAAGCCACCACGAGCGATTACGGCGTAAATCCGCAAACGTCTTCGAGGGCGTATAGAAAATATTCAGAACACGCTGAACAGCGGTGAGTGGCGGCTGGTTGTCGTACTGATCGATGGGGCCCGGCGGCAGTGCTTCAGGATAAGCGGACATGAATCGTCTCCGGTATGCGGTGGGGAGGATTGTACCCTCTATCAACGCTCGGGGAGAGCCCTAAGTTCCACAGGATGTGGAGCGCCGCGAAGACGACGATTCATGGGCTCAGAAAAATAGGTAGCAACGAGCCATCCGAGGGCGGAGCTGAGCAGTAACGCGACCAGGCTCCACGCGAACATACCGAACCCCAGGCCTTTGCCGGTCTGCCTTCCAACACGCAACGCCAGCAGAGCGATGCCGATGACGATAAA is a genomic window containing:
- the rpsR gene encoding 30S ribosomal protein S18 yields the protein MADETSTPSTPTSSAPAQGGSRPPRPAGGPGGRKFFRRKKVCKFCVEKIDNISYRDVRLLQGFVAERGKITPRRLTGVCTTHQRQLSQAIKQSRNIALLPFAAKY
- the rpsF gene encoding 30S ribosomal protein S6; the encoded protein is MNRTYEVMYIVRPDLEEADLDKLIEGFTAVVTNGGGEVSQTEKLGRRRLAYIVRKFQDGLYVLMHISADGPLVAELERRLRVTEQVIKFITVRTDEENKRLAKIKTHRDSRVKVSDQQAAAAAAANAAANAAAATAAAEEAPAAAVEAPVETETAAV
- the pth gene encoding aminoacyl-tRNA hydrolase, translated to MKLIVGLGNPGPEYAFTPHNAGFLAIDRIAEDRGAMVVNRRSKALTGKAIIAGEECLLIKPETFMNLSGLAVAPLVKEYELDPAKDVIVLYDELAFPLGELRLRPNGSSNGHNGVKSITGTLGTEDWIRIRIGVGKPTLADGREIKAGGRDYLLTPMRKTELAVMDEVLDCAARAVEMVVGEGIAAAMNRFNQKDSCKS
- a CDS encoding 50S ribosomal protein L25, which codes for MANTEAVKATLRSGKFNKNAARRVRVAGQIPAVVYGAGQESVAIALDPKVITKILHSESGHNTIFDLDVEGGSAAKAMIVDWQYEPIKGKLLHVDLKRIAMDKAMRVSVPVMLEGVPTGVKNSGGILDQLLREVELECLPGDIPSHIDVDVSGLELHASIHVSDLPHAGKYKFLVPEDTMVAHVTIIKEVAPAEPTPAAEPEVTKGATKAAEPAKK
- a CDS encoding ribose-phosphate pyrophosphokinase produces the protein MTAPESMSIAATATPATTEPITDRATLIAAGGAAKQPAPEKKRSSRLADDRRFKIFCGSANKALCEEVCQFLGVPMGQTKLISFSDGEIHFQLLENVRGADVFLVQPTCAPVERHILELLIMIDALKRASAGRITVVIPYYGYARQDRKDRPRVAITSKLVADLLQTAGANRALLVDLHAAQIQGFFNIPVDHLFASPVLVGYFRDLNLPNLTVVSPDAGGVERARFFATKLGVPLAIVDKRRTDINVTEVMNVIGDVKGRTCIILDDIVDTAGTLTKTVDALLANGATDVYACASHAVLSGPAVERIKNSNLKELVVTNTIPLSEEAAQVDKIKVLSVAGLLGRAIESIHMETSVSTLFS
- a CDS encoding 4-(cytidine 5'-diphospho)-2-C-methyl-D-erythritol kinase, with the protein product MSTTVRSYAKINLGLRIGPPRADGFHELHTLYQSIGLHDEVTVTAKASAVTRITMDCSDLRVPTDARNTAFRTVEMALAAMGITAEVHLSLTKNLPVQGGLGAGSANAAAALLGLERELGTALPGPQRMSLAERIGSDVPLFLLGGTVYGHNRGQIVVPYPDLPAMHCVVFAPTVGSSTPLAFKAWDEQVSRLTPEAAQDRLDELSRVYASAFACTGADSQTGASGAFGALDGADGSIRSGSLAGNPLPALVRTGIANDFEEVVFQQHPFLRDILHALKGDETLGESSAVMAALSGSGSSLFGLYRTEADAEAAQARTTEYAGRSFRTITLTRNAYWSSMFV
- a CDS encoding CsbD family protein, translated to MKAFPWLIAGLAVGAAAVVIAVLNEPETGYSDPDVEHAANRIGAWGAKQRVTGSGENIYGVAKQKFGEITGNYDLADEGAGKQTIGHIKDAAGKAADVVSDAIKDLNRP
- a CDS encoding YheT family hydrolase translates to MNATSPFQPRRWLRNGHLQTIAGNFLPRTDRLPVATTELIPVPLPQEMQLLPEAVALDQRLPSRILCHCHWQPEPENRVTVVLVHGLEGSSYSQYVVGNANRLFAAGCNVVRMNMRNCGGTDALSPTLYHSGMSGDVKAVLAWLIARGCDRVVLAGYSMGGNMVLKAVGELADEAPAPLIGCVAISPVMDLGESADALHEPQNRLYERRFLRALLKRYRLKCRLYPAVYVPELAARVQSIRDFDEYITGPACGFTGASDYYHRAASARVLDRIAVPTLVLHACDDPFIRLTADTRQKLHDNPHITLLEPQNGGHCAFLEQPTQDYDGYYAERLLLNFVKDRAADSMREQVPLC
- a CDS encoding YIP1 family protein; its protein translation is MSAYPEALPPGPIDQYDNQPPLTAVQRVLNIFYTPSKTFADLRRNRSWWLAFVVMALVGYLFTTTALTKVGPRRLAESSIRNNPAQAQRMQNATPEGRAQMISITASIMQVSLWAWPVFILLSAAIGALLLWVGFNFILGGSGTYPGMFAVMIFAYLPGIFRSLLSAAVLLFGETENFNLNDPIGTNPGFYLGSDASVFLKTFLSSVDVFSLWILVLMGIGGAIVARVKVKNGVAMVLITWLIYALGKAAISAATS